One genomic window of Pseudomonas sp. LFM046 includes the following:
- a CDS encoding TonB-dependent siderophore receptor — protein sequence MFAASRSWGERKLALAIQSATLTVALAAVSANAWAVAPEQLDAVAVKSYEISAGPLGSALSDFAMDAGIALSFEPALTDGRSSPGLSGSYSAREAAARLLAGSGLELVERSDGSYTLAQGAGDDGDLTLAATTINASGGYKDSPPAAYAGGQVARGGRLGMLGNKDFMDTPFSVTSYTSKMMTDQHAVTAADALERDPSVRSTGQTGGIVDSFFIRGFPVGEGNLGELAFDGVYGVAPNYRVFTEYAERIEVLKGPGALLYGISPNSGVGGVINIVPKRPLAEDLTRFTATYASDTQVGGHVDVSRRFGDEQQFGVRVNGSLQQGDTAVDDQWRGVGIGAIALDYQGERLRLNLDLISQREEFDAPSRPFSIAPGIDVPSAANGSTNVTQDWGWSETNEQSALLGGEYDLSDAVTVFAHAGGGRTDVARLSDQQPRILNEAGDITSTPGYYKFNVDRSTADAGARARFDTGPIYHTTTLMATTYQDELSRGINSGTPINSNIYHPSDAPEQFIKAPKVSRVSESELSGVAFADTLSMLDDRFQLTLGLRRQEIESRNYSTSGAVTSRYEDSATTPMVGVLVKPWENVSLYYNYIEGLSKGDIAPATAANAGEAFAPYETQQHEVGVKVDYGTFSSTVAVFQIEKPSGELGADNVFSVQAEQRNRGVELSLFGEVTPGTRLLGGVTLLDGELTDSATVANRGNDPVGVPDVQANVWAEWDTPWAQGVTLTGGAIYTSSQFVNQANTQELDAWTRFDAGARYSTVIDGKPTTFRATVQNVFDREYWSGVASYGAFSQGAPRTLQLSATVDF from the coding sequence ATGTTTGCTGCAAGTCGTTCCTGGGGTGAGCGCAAGTTGGCGTTGGCCATTCAAAGCGCAACGCTGACCGTTGCCTTGGCCGCAGTAAGCGCCAACGCCTGGGCGGTTGCGCCCGAGCAACTGGATGCCGTTGCCGTGAAGTCCTATGAGATTTCGGCCGGACCGCTGGGGAGCGCACTGTCGGACTTCGCGATGGACGCCGGCATCGCCCTGTCATTCGAGCCGGCCCTGACCGATGGCCGCTCCAGCCCAGGGCTGTCCGGCAGCTATTCCGCCCGCGAGGCCGCCGCACGCCTGCTGGCCGGCAGCGGACTGGAGCTGGTGGAACGCAGCGACGGCAGCTACACCCTCGCGCAAGGCGCAGGGGACGACGGCGACCTGACCCTGGCGGCCACCACCATCAACGCCAGCGGCGGCTACAAGGATTCACCGCCGGCGGCCTATGCGGGCGGCCAGGTCGCTCGCGGCGGCCGGCTCGGCATGCTGGGCAACAAGGACTTCATGGACACGCCCTTCAGCGTGACCAGCTACACCTCCAAGATGATGACCGACCAGCACGCCGTGACCGCAGCCGACGCCCTGGAGCGGGACCCGTCCGTGCGCTCCACGGGCCAGACAGGGGGCATCGTCGATTCCTTCTTCATTCGCGGCTTCCCGGTGGGCGAAGGCAACCTGGGCGAGTTGGCGTTCGACGGCGTCTACGGCGTCGCCCCCAACTACCGGGTCTTCACCGAATACGCCGAGCGCATCGAAGTGCTCAAGGGCCCGGGCGCCCTGCTCTACGGTATTTCGCCCAACAGCGGCGTCGGCGGTGTGATCAACATCGTGCCCAAGCGGCCGCTGGCGGAAGACCTGACCCGTTTCACCGCCACCTACGCCTCCGACACCCAGGTGGGCGGCCATGTCGACGTCAGTCGCCGCTTCGGTGACGAGCAGCAGTTCGGCGTGCGCGTGAATGGCAGCCTGCAGCAGGGCGACACCGCCGTGGACGACCAATGGCGCGGCGTGGGCATTGGCGCCATCGCCCTCGACTACCAGGGCGAGCGCCTGCGCCTGAACCTGGACCTGATCAGCCAGCGGGAAGAATTCGACGCGCCGTCGCGCCCCTTCTCCATCGCACCGGGCATCGATGTTCCGTCCGCCGCGAACGGCAGCACCAACGTCACCCAGGACTGGGGCTGGTCGGAAACCAACGAGCAGTCGGCACTACTGGGCGGCGAATATGACCTGTCCGATGCCGTGACCGTCTTCGCCCACGCCGGCGGCGGTCGTACCGATGTCGCGCGGCTATCGGACCAGCAGCCGCGCATCCTGAACGAAGCGGGCGACATCACCAGCACGCCGGGCTACTACAAGTTCAACGTGGACCGTTCGACCGCCGACGCCGGCGCTCGCGCCCGCTTCGATACCGGGCCGATCTATCACACCACCACGCTGATGGCGACCACGTACCAGGACGAGCTGTCCCGGGGCATCAACAGCGGCACCCCGATCAACTCGAACATCTATCACCCCAGCGACGCCCCCGAGCAGTTCATCAAGGCGCCCAAGGTATCCCGGGTGTCCGAGTCGGAACTGTCGGGCGTGGCCTTCGCCGACACCCTGTCGATGCTGGATGACCGCTTCCAGCTGACCCTGGGCCTGCGCCGGCAGGAGATCGAGTCGCGCAACTACAGCACCTCCGGCGCCGTCACCTCCCGCTATGAAGACAGCGCCACCACGCCCATGGTCGGTGTGCTGGTCAAGCCCTGGGAGAACGTGTCGCTCTACTACAACTACATCGAAGGCCTCAGCAAAGGCGATATCGCGCCGGCCACCGCCGCCAACGCGGGCGAGGCCTTTGCCCCTTACGAGACCCAGCAGCACGAGGTCGGCGTGAAGGTCGACTACGGCACCTTCTCCAGCACCGTCGCCGTGTTCCAGATCGAGAAGCCGAGCGGCGAGCTGGGTGCCGACAACGTGTTCTCGGTCCAGGCCGAACAGCGCAACCGTGGCGTGGAGCTGAGCTTGTTCGGCGAGGTCACGCCAGGCACCCGCCTGCTGGGCGGCGTCACCCTGCTCGACGGGGAACTGACCGACTCCGCCACCGTTGCCAACCGCGGCAATGACCCGGTGGGCGTGCCGGATGTGCAGGCCAACGTCTGGGCCGAATGGGACACCCCCTGGGCACAAGGGGTGACGCTGACCGGTGGCGCCATCTACACCAGCAGCCAGTTCGTCAACCAGGCCAACACCCAGGAGCTGGACGCCTGGACCCGCTTCGATGCCGGCGCGCGCTACAGCACCGTGATTGACGGTAAACCGACCACCTTCCGCGCCACGGTGCAGAACGTGTTCGATCGCGAGTACTGGTCCGGCGTCGCCTCCTACGGCGCGTTCTCCCAGGGCGCCCCGCGCACCCTGCAGTTGTCGGCCACGGTCGACTTCTGA
- a CDS encoding ABC transporter substrate-binding protein, which translates to MAIQRRWNAASLVLFFFGLLGAAVLAALPGFVLAEGAAPVRTTVTDLLGRKVQVQVPVRRVILGEGRQLYLVAALDTENPLQRIVGWRKDLIQSDPDTYGAYLRKFPKIAEIPTFGGFEDGTFDIEQAISQQPDVIILNIEAQHATEDARYIEKLDALGIPVVYIDFRNDPIQNTEPSMRLFGQLFGKEQRAEDFITFRAQQIARVTDVIAAKQPQRPKVFIERIGGYTQDCCLSFGNENFGKFVEMAGGDNIAKGIIPSTFGQLNPEQVIVANPDQVVVTSANWEAFAPGGTWVGVGPGADLDEARRKLQPYTQRPAYAGIKAQEHHAFHAIWHQFYNSPYQFAAIQQLAKWFHPTLFADLDADATLRELHERFLPVAYEPGYFVSLNPGSPQ; encoded by the coding sequence ATGGCAATTCAACGTCGATGGAACGCGGCTTCCCTTGTTCTCTTCTTTTTCGGGTTGCTGGGCGCAGCCGTACTGGCGGCCCTGCCAGGATTCGTGCTCGCCGAGGGTGCGGCGCCGGTCAGGACGACCGTCACCGACCTGCTGGGGCGCAAGGTCCAGGTTCAGGTGCCGGTTCGGCGCGTGATCCTGGGCGAGGGGCGGCAGCTGTACCTGGTGGCCGCCCTGGACACCGAGAATCCCCTGCAACGCATCGTCGGCTGGCGCAAGGACCTGATCCAGTCCGACCCTGATACCTACGGCGCCTACCTGCGCAAATTCCCGAAGATCGCCGAGATTCCCACCTTCGGCGGCTTCGAGGACGGCACCTTCGACATCGAGCAGGCCATCTCGCAGCAGCCGGATGTCATCATCCTCAACATCGAGGCGCAGCATGCGACGGAGGATGCTCGCTACATCGAGAAGCTCGATGCCCTGGGCATTCCCGTCGTCTACATCGACTTCCGTAATGACCCGATCCAGAACACCGAGCCCTCGATGCGCCTCTTCGGCCAGTTGTTCGGCAAGGAGCAGCGCGCCGAGGACTTCATCACCTTCCGCGCGCAGCAGATCGCGCGGGTGACCGACGTCATCGCGGCGAAACAGCCACAACGGCCGAAGGTCTTCATCGAGCGCATCGGCGGCTACACCCAGGATTGCTGCCTGAGTTTCGGGAACGAGAATTTCGGCAAGTTCGTCGAGATGGCCGGTGGCGACAACATCGCCAAGGGCATCATCCCGTCCACCTTCGGCCAGCTGAACCCCGAGCAGGTCATCGTCGCCAACCCCGACCAGGTGGTGGTGACCAGCGCCAACTGGGAGGCCTTCGCACCGGGCGGCACCTGGGTCGGCGTCGGCCCCGGCGCCGACCTCGATGAGGCGCGGCGCAAGCTCCAGCCCTATACGCAGCGCCCCGCCTACGCCGGGATCAAGGCGCAGGAGCACCACGCGTTCCACGCCATCTGGCACCAGTTCTACAACAGCCCCTACCAGTTCGCGGCCATCCAGCAACTGGCCAAGTGGTTCCACCCGACCCTGTTCGCGGACCTGGACGCCGACGCCACCCTGCGGGAATTGCATGAGCGCTTCCTGCCGGTGGCCTATGAGCCGGGTTACTTCGTGAGCCTGAACCCGGGGAGCCCGCAATGA
- a CDS encoding iron ABC transporter permease produces the protein MNPVGIQAAGQRHTYRSLVLRKRLTLGGFVALLLLSVLLDLALGPAKYSLGEVLQALLSPDSVPAQLRVVMWDIRLPVALMAVAVGAALSLAGAQMQTILNNPLASPFTLGISAAASFGAALGLAFGVALFPAIAHYMVPINAFIMAMLSAGLIHLLSMRRGVTAETVVLLGIALVFTFNSLLALVQYFATEQAVAAVVFWTMGSLTKATWPKLGIICVVILVVLPIFAKRAWAMTALRLGDDKAASFGVNVQQLRFQTLIMVSLLASLPVAFVGTIGFVGLVGPHIARMLIGEDQRFFLPASVLTGALILSVSSVVSKTLIPGAIFPIGVVTSLIGVPFFISLILGGKKHSW, from the coding sequence ATGAATCCCGTTGGAATCCAGGCGGCCGGGCAGCGCCACACCTACCGCTCCCTGGTGCTGCGCAAGCGCCTGACGCTGGGCGGCTTCGTCGCCTTGCTGCTGTTGAGCGTCCTCCTCGACCTGGCCCTGGGGCCGGCGAAATACAGCCTCGGCGAGGTGCTGCAGGCCCTCCTCTCCCCCGACAGCGTGCCCGCCCAACTGCGGGTGGTGATGTGGGATATCCGCCTGCCGGTGGCGCTGATGGCGGTCGCCGTCGGAGCCGCATTGTCACTGGCCGGCGCACAGATGCAGACCATCCTGAACAACCCGCTGGCGAGCCCCTTCACCCTCGGCATCTCGGCGGCGGCCAGCTTCGGCGCGGCTTTGGGGCTGGCCTTCGGCGTGGCGCTGTTCCCGGCAATCGCGCACTACATGGTGCCGATCAATGCCTTCATCATGGCCATGCTGTCGGCCGGGTTGATCCATCTGCTGAGCATGCGCCGCGGCGTCACGGCGGAAACGGTGGTCCTGCTGGGCATCGCCCTGGTGTTCACCTTCAACTCGCTCCTGGCCCTGGTGCAGTACTTCGCCACGGAACAGGCCGTCGCCGCCGTGGTGTTCTGGACCATGGGCAGCCTCACCAAGGCCACCTGGCCGAAGCTCGGGATCATCTGCGTGGTGATTCTCGTGGTGCTGCCCATCTTCGCCAAACGCGCCTGGGCCATGACGGCCCTGCGGCTCGGCGACGACAAGGCCGCCAGCTTCGGGGTCAACGTCCAGCAGCTGCGCTTCCAGACACTGATCATGGTCAGCCTGCTGGCGTCCCTTCCGGTGGCCTTCGTCGGCACCATCGGTTTCGTCGGCCTGGTCGGCCCGCACATTGCGCGGATGCTCATTGGCGAAGACCAGCGCTTCTTTCTGCCAGCGTCCGTGCTGACGGGGGCGCTGATTCTCTCGGTCAGTTCGGTGGTCAGCAAAACGCTGATTCCGGGCGCGATCTTCCCGATCGGCGTGGTGACCTCGCTCATTGGCGTGCCGTTCTTCATTTCCCTGATCCTGGGCGGGAAGAAGCACTCATGGTGA
- a CDS encoding ABC transporter ATP-binding protein, with the protein MVKLRLENVGARYGNREIISAISTADFTGGQVVAVIGPNAAGKSTLFKRIAGLIDGPGRVVLEDSKKGQRGVCYMPQNSNASARLTVYESVLLASKQATPSWVVHDAELGLIDEVLHSLGITDLAFRNLGELSGGQQQLVSIAQTLVREPEILLMDEPTSALDLRRQIQVLKFMQRLARRHQMIVFIAIHDLNQALRFADQVLVIANGTAQGSGACEDIITAELLRRVYQVNARIERCSRQASHIIVDDIVPE; encoded by the coding sequence ATGGTGAAGCTGCGCCTGGAGAATGTCGGGGCCCGCTATGGGAACCGCGAAATCATTTCCGCCATCAGCACGGCCGACTTCACGGGGGGCCAGGTGGTGGCCGTGATCGGCCCCAACGCGGCGGGCAAATCCACGCTGTTCAAGCGCATTGCCGGGCTGATCGACGGCCCCGGCCGCGTCGTGCTGGAGGACTCGAAGAAGGGCCAACGGGGCGTCTGCTACATGCCCCAGAACAGCAACGCCAGCGCACGCCTGACGGTCTACGAATCGGTTCTGCTGGCCAGCAAACAGGCGACACCCAGTTGGGTGGTGCATGACGCCGAGCTTGGACTGATCGATGAAGTCCTCCACTCGCTGGGCATCACCGACCTCGCCTTCCGCAACCTCGGCGAGCTGAGCGGCGGCCAGCAGCAGTTGGTGTCCATCGCGCAGACCCTGGTCCGCGAGCCGGAAATACTGCTCATGGACGAACCGACCAGCGCGCTGGACCTGCGCCGGCAGATTCAGGTCCTGAAGTTCATGCAGCGGCTCGCCCGGCGGCACCAGATGATCGTGTTCATCGCCATCCATGACCTCAACCAGGCCCTGCGCTTCGCCGACCAGGTGCTGGTGATCGCCAACGGCACCGCCCAGGGCAGTGGAGCCTGCGAGGACATCATCACCGCCGAGCTGCTGCGCCGCGTCTACCAGGTGAACGCACGGATCGAGCGGTGCAGCCGGCAGGCAAGCCACATCATCGTCGACGATATCGTCCCGGAGTGA
- a CDS encoding helix-turn-helix transcriptional regulator translates to MELRTAMGQAVKAFRISRGFAQDEAGRSQSVVSSMERGMRSISITDLDLLASSIGVHPLAIIVKGYLLQNQSIGTEELIARIRTDLDALSRTRLDQIPLR, encoded by the coding sequence ATGGAACTCAGAACCGCAATGGGACAGGCCGTGAAGGCGTTCAGGATCAGCCGGGGATTCGCCCAGGACGAGGCCGGCAGGAGCCAGAGCGTCGTCAGCTCCATGGAGCGCGGGATGCGGTCCATCTCCATCACCGACCTGGACCTGCTGGCCAGCAGCATCGGCGTGCATCCGCTGGCGATCATCGTGAAGGGCTATCTCCTGCAGAACCAGTCGATCGGCACGGAAGAACTGATTGCCCGGATCAGGACAGACCTGGATGCCCTCTCCCGGACCCGGCTCGATCAGATTCCGCTGCGCTAA
- a CDS encoding acyl-CoA dehydrogenase C-terminal domain-containing protein: MPNYTANLRDSRFVLHEVFDAPAIWARLPALAERIDADTADAILEEAAKVTGQLLAPINRSGDEEGAQWHDGVVTTPAGFKEAYATYVEGGWVGLSGNPDFGGMGMPKMLGVQFEEMVYAANNSFALYSALTSGACLAIDAHASAELRSTYLPPMYEGRWAGSMCLTEPHAGTDLGIIRTKAEPQADGSYTISGTKIFITGGEQDLTENIIHLVLAKLPDAPAGPKGISLFLVPKLMVNADGSLGARNAVACGSIEHKMGIKASATCVMNFDGATGYLVGEANKGLAAMFTMMNYERLSIGLQGIGCAEASYQNAVAYARDRIQSRAPTGPVAKDKAADPIIVHPDVRRMLLTMRAMTEGGRAFACYVGQQLDLAKFSEDADERQRSEALVALLTPVAKAFFTDIGLESCVLGQQVFGGHGYIREWGQEQLVRDVRIAQIYEGTNGIQALDLVGRKVVANGGAAVRQFCAEVRDFAHRHEASFGSDLLVALERLEGVSGWLLEQAKGNPNEIGAASVEYLHLFGYVAYAYMWARMAAVAQARRSEDEDFYGAKLATAEFYFQRLLPRVLSLEASIRAGSDSLFGLAAEQF; this comes from the coding sequence ATGCCGAACTACACCGCAAATCTCCGTGACAGCCGCTTCGTCCTCCATGAAGTCTTCGACGCTCCCGCGATCTGGGCCCGTCTGCCCGCCCTCGCCGAGCGCATCGATGCGGACACCGCCGACGCCATTCTCGAAGAGGCCGCCAAGGTCACCGGCCAGCTCCTGGCCCCGATCAACCGCAGCGGCGACGAAGAGGGCGCGCAGTGGCACGACGGCGTGGTGACCACGCCCGCCGGCTTCAAGGAGGCCTATGCCACCTACGTGGAAGGCGGCTGGGTCGGCCTGTCCGGCAACCCGGATTTCGGCGGCATGGGCATGCCCAAGATGCTCGGCGTGCAGTTCGAGGAAATGGTCTACGCGGCCAACAACAGCTTCGCCCTGTACTCGGCGCTGACCTCGGGCGCGTGCCTGGCCATCGACGCCCACGCCAGCGCCGAGCTGCGCTCCACCTACCTGCCGCCCATGTACGAAGGCCGCTGGGCCGGTTCCATGTGCCTGACCGAGCCCCATGCCGGTACTGACCTCGGCATCATCCGCACCAAGGCCGAGCCCCAGGCCGACGGCAGCTACACGATCAGTGGCACCAAGATCTTCATCACCGGCGGTGAGCAGGATCTGACCGAAAACATCATCCACCTGGTGCTGGCCAAGCTGCCCGACGCCCCGGCCGGCCCGAAGGGTATCTCCCTGTTCCTGGTGCCGAAGCTGATGGTCAATGCCGATGGCAGCCTCGGCGCGCGCAATGCCGTGGCGTGCGGTTCCATCGAACACAAGATGGGCATCAAGGCATCCGCCACCTGCGTGATGAACTTCGACGGCGCCACCGGCTACCTGGTGGGCGAGGCCAACAAGGGCCTGGCGGCCATGTTCACCATGATGAACTACGAGCGCCTGTCCATCGGCCTGCAGGGCATCGGTTGCGCCGAAGCCTCCTACCAGAACGCCGTGGCCTATGCCCGTGACCGTATCCAGAGCCGCGCTCCGACCGGCCCGGTCGCCAAGGACAAGGCCGCTGACCCGATCATCGTCCACCCGGACGTGCGCCGCATGCTGCTGACCATGCGTGCCATGACCGAGGGTGGCCGCGCCTTCGCCTGCTACGTCGGCCAGCAACTGGACCTGGCGAAGTTCTCCGAAGACGCCGACGAGCGCCAGCGCTCCGAAGCCCTGGTGGCGCTGCTGACCCCGGTGGCCAAGGCCTTCTTCACCGACATCGGCCTGGAGAGCTGCGTGCTCGGCCAGCAGGTGTTCGGCGGCCACGGCTATATCCGCGAGTGGGGCCAGGAGCAACTGGTGCGTGACGTGCGCATCGCCCAGATCTACGAAGGCACCAACGGCATCCAGGCCCTCGACCTGGTCGGCCGCAAGGTGGTGGCCAACGGTGGCGCCGCAGTACGCCAGTTCTGCGCCGAAGTCCGCGACTTCGCCCACCGCCATGAGGCGTCCTTCGGCAGCGACCTGCTGGTAGCCCTGGAGCGCCTGGAAGGCGTGAGCGGCTGGCTGCTGGAGCAGGCCAAGGGCAACCCCAACGAAATCGGTGCGGCCTCGGTGGAGTACCTGCACCTGTTCGGCTACGTGGCCTACGCCTACATGTGGGCGCGCATGGCTGCCGTTGCCCAGGCCCGCCGCAGCGAAGACGAAGACTTCTACGGCGCCAAGCTGGCCACCGCCGAGTTCTATTTCCAGCGCCTGCTGCCGCGCGTCCTGAGCCTGGAGGCGAGCATCCGCGCAGGCAGCGACTCCCTCTTCGGCCTGGCCGCAGAGCAGTTCTAA
- a CDS encoding AraC family transcriptional regulator — MRERDSVAAYLVQAALYRLKDHPDRVRAMLDEAGIDPGILETPDARLPAPTVNRFWLAMTRELDDEFFGFDSRGMPQGSFALICRGLIQEPTLGKALRQLLNSMGLFLRDIRASLELRSGQAVICLRTSLHEPSIRSSAEEIYLSIVLGVLCWLAGRRIPMDRTAFGYPRPPQGADPLLWGPLLEFDAPNTEVAFDADYLNLPVVQDLPALKHFLRTSPQWLVVRFRNEESLTANVFRRLKQNRDLTWPTLVELAQEFGMNTTAFRRQLEREGFSYQEIKHEVRRALAFELLRGDQFSISEIAIMTGFQEPSAFHRVFRRWTGESPGQFRKRVQQVPGDR; from the coding sequence ATGAGAGAACGAGATTCGGTGGCCGCATACCTGGTCCAGGCTGCGCTTTACCGACTGAAGGACCACCCCGATCGGGTGCGGGCGATGCTCGACGAAGCCGGGATCGACCCCGGCATCCTGGAAACGCCCGATGCCCGCCTCCCCGCCCCCACCGTGAACCGTTTCTGGCTGGCCATGACCCGCGAGCTGGACGACGAATTCTTCGGTTTCGACTCCCGTGGCATGCCCCAGGGCAGCTTCGCCCTGATCTGCCGGGGCCTGATCCAGGAACCGACCCTGGGCAAGGCGCTGCGCCAGCTCCTGAACTCCATGGGCCTGTTCCTGCGGGATATTCGCGCCAGCCTGGAACTGCGCAGTGGCCAGGCGGTGATCTGCCTGCGCACCTCGCTGCACGAGCCCAGCATCAGGAGCAGCGCCGAAGAGATCTACCTGAGCATCGTGCTGGGCGTGTTGTGCTGGCTCGCCGGCCGGCGCATTCCCATGGACAGGACCGCCTTCGGCTACCCTCGCCCGCCTCAAGGCGCCGATCCCCTGCTGTGGGGGCCGCTGCTGGAGTTCGACGCCCCCAACACTGAAGTGGCCTTCGATGCCGACTACCTGAACCTGCCGGTGGTGCAGGACCTGCCCGCGCTGAAGCACTTCCTGCGCACTTCACCGCAGTGGCTGGTGGTCCGCTTCCGCAATGAAGAGAGCCTGACGGCCAACGTGTTCCGGCGCCTGAAGCAGAACCGCGATCTCACCTGGCCGACCCTGGTGGAGCTGGCCCAGGAATTCGGCATGAACACCACCGCCTTCCGCCGCCAGCTGGAACGCGAGGGTTTCAGCTATCAGGAGATCAAGCACGAGGTTCGCCGTGCGCTGGCCTTCGAACTGCTTCGGGGCGACCAGTTCAGCATCAGCGAAATCGCGATCATGACCGGCTTCCAGGAACCCAGCGCCTTCCACCGGGTGTTCCGCCGCTGGACCGGGGAAAGCCCCGGCCAATTCCGCAAGCGAGTCCAGCAGGTTCCGGGCGACCGCTGA